A genome region from Chloroflexota bacterium includes the following:
- the gnd gene encoding decarboxylating 6-phosphogluconate dehydrogenase, translated as MELGMIGLGRMGGNMARRLLRAGHRVVGYDSDPQKVQDLVQEGVKGARSLADVVDKLRPPRIVWCMLPAGEATESAIEALIPLLDKGDVIIDGGNANYKDTLRRSAHVREHGLHFVDVGTSGGIWGLTEGYCLMIGGEEIIVQQLVPIFQALAPAPDKGWGHVGPNGAGHFVKMVHNGIEYGLMQSYAEGFEILHSKKEFPLDLHQIAQIWRYGSVIRSWLLDLTAAALQEDQSLSGVKGWVADSGEGRWTVAEAIDLDVPAPILTLSLLMRLASRQEESYAAKLLAVMRKWFGGHEVRREA; from the coding sequence ATGGAACTAGGCATGATCGGGTTGGGCAGGATGGGCGGGAACATGGCGCGGCGTCTGCTACGTGCTGGGCACCGCGTGGTGGGCTATGACAGCGACCCACAAAAGGTACAGGACCTAGTCCAGGAGGGCGTGAAGGGGGCTCGCTCCCTCGCTGATGTAGTGGACAAGCTGCGTCCGCCCCGTATCGTGTGGTGCATGTTGCCGGCCGGCGAAGCCACAGAGAGCGCGATCGAAGCACTCATCCCGCTGCTGGACAAGGGCGATGTAATCATTGATGGCGGGAATGCAAACTACAAAGACACCCTCCGCCGCAGCGCTCATGTGCGCGAACATGGCTTGCATTTCGTGGATGTAGGAACTAGCGGCGGCATTTGGGGGCTGACCGAAGGCTACTGCCTGATGATTGGTGGCGAGGAGATCATTGTGCAGCAACTCGTCCCCATCTTCCAAGCCTTGGCCCCTGCTCCCGACAAGGGCTGGGGGCATGTGGGGCCAAATGGGGCTGGGCATTTCGTGAAGATGGTGCACAATGGCATCGAGTATGGCTTGATGCAGTCCTACGCAGAGGGATTTGAGATCCTCCATAGCAAGAAAGAGTTCCCTCTTGATTTGCATCAAATCGCCCAAATCTGGCGCTATGGCAGCGTGATCCGCTCTTGGCTGCTCGACCTCACCGCTGCTGCTCTACAGGAAGACCAAAGCCTGAGTGGCGTTAAAGGCTGGGTGGCAGATTCGGGCGAGGGACGTTGGACGGTCGCCGAGGCCATTGACCTGGATGTGCCTGCCCCAATTCTGACCCTGTCATTGTTGATGCGCCTGGCCAGCCGGCAGGAGGAAAGCTACGCTGCCAAGTTATTGGCTGTGATGCGGAAATGGTTCGGCGGGCATGAGGTGAGACGTGAAGCGTAA
- a CDS encoding F0F1 ATP synthase subunit beta gives MERIGFVARVAGVVIDAEFPSGDLPSILNALQVIRDDGSPLIIEVQEHINPFTVRGIAMSNTSGLRRGLRVVDTGSPIKVPVGPVTMGRMFNVLGQVIDGGPPVVDAEVRSIHADAPALQQQQLATEMFLTGIKAIDLLTPYPRGGKIGLFGGAGVGKTMLIIELIRHTIREHKGIAMFAGVGERNREGNELWLEIKRSGVLDSTILVFGSMNEPPGARLRAPLTALTMAEYFREQERRQVLLFIDNTFRYIQAGAEVSALLGRLPSAVGYQPTLISEMGELQERITTTSRGSITSVQAIYVPADDLTDPAVAATFAHLDASTVLSRRQVSQGFYPAIDPLQSYSKLLTPIVVGEEHYAIAQEVRALLARYEELRDVIAILGIEELGEDDRLAVNRARKIQRFLTQPFFVAESFTGLPGRFVPLPQTLRGFREILEGRYDDLPEQAFYMVGTIDEAVGKARRLMDEKQVR, from the coding sequence TTGGAGCGCATAGGATTTGTCGCACGGGTTGCTGGCGTAGTCATAGATGCCGAGTTTCCCTCGGGTGACTTGCCATCCATCTTGAATGCTCTGCAGGTCATACGAGATGATGGTTCTCCGCTCATCATCGAAGTACAAGAGCATATCAACCCATTCACCGTGCGCGGCATTGCCATGAGCAACACCTCGGGATTGCGACGCGGCTTGCGGGTAGTGGACACCGGAAGCCCAATTAAGGTTCCGGTGGGGCCAGTTACGATGGGACGCATGTTCAACGTCCTTGGACAGGTCATAGATGGCGGGCCGCCAGTGGTGGATGCTGAGGTGCGCTCGATTCATGCTGATGCCCCTGCTTTGCAGCAACAACAGTTGGCCACCGAGATGTTTCTAACCGGCATCAAAGCCATTGATCTGCTGACGCCCTATCCACGCGGAGGCAAGATTGGACTGTTCGGTGGCGCGGGTGTGGGCAAGACCATGCTCATCATCGAGTTGATTCGACACACCATCCGCGAGCACAAGGGCATCGCCATGTTTGCGGGCGTTGGCGAGCGCAATCGCGAGGGAAACGAACTGTGGCTGGAGATCAAACGCAGCGGCGTATTGGACAGCACCATCCTGGTCTTTGGCTCCATGAATGAGCCGCCAGGAGCGCGCCTCCGTGCTCCCTTAACAGCCTTGACTATGGCGGAGTACTTCCGTGAGCAGGAACGCCGCCAGGTGCTGCTGTTCATTGACAATACTTTCCGCTACATACAGGCTGGCGCTGAAGTGTCCGCTCTCCTAGGGCGTCTGCCCAGCGCAGTGGGCTACCAGCCCACCCTGATCAGCGAAATGGGAGAACTGCAGGAGCGCATCACCACAACCAGCCGGGGCAGCATCACCTCTGTGCAGGCTATCTACGTTCCTGCCGACGATCTGACCGATCCAGCCGTGGCAGCCACCTTTGCTCATCTTGATGCTAGTACCGTGCTGTCCAGGCGGCAAGTAAGCCAGGGCTTTTATCCAGCTATTGATCCACTGCAGTCTTACAGCAAGCTGCTAACTCCGATTGTGGTTGGTGAGGAACATTACGCCATAGCCCAGGAAGTGCGGGCTCTTCTCGCCCGCTATGAAGAGCTACGAGACGTCATCGCCATCCTGGGCATTGAGGAACTGGGGGAGGATGATCGTCTGGCAGTTAACCGGGCACGGAAAATACAACGCTTCCTGACCCAACCCTTTTTTGTAGCGGAATCCTTTACAGGCTTGCCCGGACGTTTCGTGCCATTGCCACAAACTTTGCGTGGCTTCCGCGAAATTCTCGAAGGACGCTACGATGATTTGCCCGAGCAGGCTTTTTACATGGTCGGGACTATTGATGAGGCGGTAGGCAAGGCCAGGCGCCTCATGGACGAGAAACAGGTGAGATAG
- a CDS encoding AtpZ/AtpI family protein translates to MPKKDKRNIWSSAWADALRAMSLGWDLAVPIGSGALLGHFLDQHFQTGYQVTFGLLMLGAMMGFYNVWRKLQYEIARDRYRAEQEQEEEDETSWQESDGSSSERR, encoded by the coding sequence ATGCCCAAAAAGGATAAGCGCAATATCTGGAGTTCGGCCTGGGCAGACGCTTTGCGAGCCATGTCCCTAGGATGGGACTTGGCCGTACCCATCGGTAGTGGAGCACTACTGGGTCACTTTCTCGACCAGCATTTCCAAACTGGCTATCAAGTAACTTTTGGGTTGCTGATGTTAGGAGCAATGATGGGTTTTTACAACGTATGGCGCAAGCTCCAGTATGAAATCGCCCGAGACCGCTACCGGGCAGAACAAGAGCAAGAGGAGGAGGATGAAACATCTTGGCAGGAATCGGATGGTTCCTCATCGGAACGGCGATAG
- the atpB gene encoding F0F1 ATP synthase subunit A, with translation MKDLFPQAAFTIFGIPVHETVLSTWFMMLILSAAIYWLGRNRPAALDLLVEFVLENVSSVMGRPAEPYLPLLGTLVIFIAAANTIGIVPIVVSPTEDINTPFALAMIVFFSVHYFGIRDKGLVRYLKDLADPIFLLPLELIGQLSRTLSLTLRLFGNVLSTGLIVAVIFSLLPLIVPIPLIAFSILTGLLQAYIFTVLAAVYIGAAVAASETIPSKK, from the coding sequence ATGAAAGACCTATTCCCGCAAGCCGCCTTCACGATCTTCGGCATTCCCGTGCATGAGACGGTTCTCTCTACATGGTTTATGATGCTCATATTGAGCGCTGCCATATATTGGCTCGGCCGAAATAGACCAGCAGCGTTGGACCTTCTTGTCGAATTCGTACTGGAAAACGTCTCCAGCGTGATGGGACGTCCCGCTGAACCTTATCTACCCTTGCTGGGCACTTTGGTCATTTTTATTGCTGCGGCCAATACGATAGGGATTGTGCCCATTGTAGTATCCCCTACCGAAGACATTAACACGCCATTTGCCCTGGCAATGATCGTCTTCTTCTCCGTCCACTATTTTGGCATACGCGATAAGGGACTAGTCCGCTACTTGAAAGATCTGGCCGATCCTATCTTTTTGCTACCATTAGAGTTGATTGGGCAGCTCAGTCGCACCCTTTCGCTCACCCTACGCCTGTTTGGCAATGTACTAAGCACTGGCCTGATTGTTGCCGTGATCTTTTCGCTGCTTCCATTAATCGTACCGATACCGCTCATCGCTTTTAGCATCCTAACTGGCTTACTGCAGGCTTATATCTTTACCGTCCTGGCTGCAGTCTACATTGGTGCTGCTGTAGCGGCCAGTGAAACAATCCCGAGCAAAAAATAA
- the atpE gene encoding ATP synthase F0 subunit C yields MDSGTLVTIVTIIATATAITLGTIMPAWVEGRAVVKALEGMTRQPEVADRLRATLFISMALLESTAIYVLLICLVLLFANPLLDRFF; encoded by the coding sequence ATGGACTCAGGAACTCTAGTAACCATCGTTACAATCATAGCAACTGCTACTGCCATTACCCTGGGCACTATAATGCCTGCCTGGGTCGAAGGACGGGCAGTAGTGAAGGCCTTGGAGGGCATGACTCGTCAACCCGAAGTGGCTGACCGCTTGCGGGCTACGCTATTCATATCCATGGCGCTGTTAGAGTCAACTGCCATCTACGTACTGCTGATCTGCCTGGTCCTTCTCTTTGCTAACCCGCTTCTCGATCGCTTCTTCTAG
- a CDS encoding F0F1 ATP synthase subunit delta, with protein MLNLDLATIVFQVINFLVLAVVLNRFVFQPVLRQAAQRAEERERLMKEIAEERHRVAVLRTELEQRQTEIDEEIDKILAKARERAEAESQELLQQTHAEVEQMLVEAQADVYRLKQQAMDEFHEQLVEAILEISANVTARVAPPEVQDALIDGLVERIREMGRTEMDRVDAIRRALSTREPIAYVSSARELSVEQQGQLARILTALADRLVSIQLSIDPALVAGIQVRLGDMVMDHSLAGQLQELREQVSKALREQVE; from the coding sequence ATGTTGAACCTAGATCTGGCAACGATTGTTTTCCAGGTCATCAACTTCCTCGTGTTGGCGGTAGTGCTGAACCGCTTTGTGTTCCAGCCTGTCTTACGCCAAGCTGCGCAGCGAGCCGAGGAAAGGGAGCGGCTGATGAAGGAAATCGCCGAGGAAAGGCATCGAGTCGCTGTGCTGCGTACCGAATTGGAGCAAAGACAGACTGAGATAGATGAAGAGATAGACAAAATCCTAGCGAAAGCACGAGAGCGAGCGGAAGCAGAGTCTCAGGAACTGTTGCAGCAGACACACGCTGAGGTAGAGCAAATGCTGGTTGAGGCTCAAGCTGATGTCTACCGCCTTAAACAACAGGCCATGGACGAGTTCCATGAGCAGTTGGTGGAGGCTATCCTGGAGATCAGCGCCAACGTTACCGCGCGTGTTGCACCGCCGGAGGTTCAAGACGCACTTATCGACGGGCTTGTCGAACGCATCCGCGAAATGGGGCGTACCGAGATGGACCGAGTGGATGCTATACGTCGTGCGCTAAGCACTCGTGAGCCCATCGCTTACGTCTCTTCTGCGCGCGAGCTGTCCGTCGAGCAACAAGGGCAACTAGCGCGGATTCTCACTGCATTGGCCGACCGCCTTGTGAGCATCCAACTAAGCATTGACCCTGCCTTGGTGGCTGGTATACAGGTGCGCCTTGGGGATATGGTGATGGATCACTCCCTTGCTGGCCAGTTACAGGAACTACGCGAGCAAGTCTCCAAAGCACTTAGGGAGCAGGTTGAATAA
- a CDS encoding F0F1 ATP synthase subunit alpha, producing MPRSEPDIAAVLRAVRQQLAQLDNKVQFGQVDAIQLIKDAIASAPGLPEVRPEVDSLLTVLRQTAEELPVQVRFYDVGTVQRIGDGVATLSGLPRARTDELIVFPTGVRGMVLNLDHAQIDVILLGSDRGIQGGDEVIGTGRRLRVPVGRKLLGRIVNPLGEPLDDRGPIQEAEFRLLEHEAPGIIERAPVSVSLHTGIKIVDALIPIGRGQRELIIGNRQIGKTTLAVDTILSQKSSGVLCVYVAIGQKKSSSLEVIETLRKHNALAYTIVVVSSPDDPPALRYLAPYAGCTMAEFFMDEGHDVLIVYDDLSKHADAYRELSLLLRRPPGREAYPGDIFYLHARLLERACKLGPEAGGGSLTALPIVETKGGNVAAYIPTNLIAITDGQIVLDSELFNRGIKPAVNVGLSVSRVGGAAQSAAIRILSGALRLELAQYEEVSRFARFGTEVDEATQRQIRRGERVRAVLAQPPNQPLSLAEELVILLAVNEGFLDDIVLPEVSAYQQELLEYVKKMEPDLYYELNRTGAWSDEIRDTLLRLCAEYSAIRARREKAA from the coding sequence ATGCCCAGGTCAGAGCCTGACATTGCGGCAGTGTTGCGCGCAGTGCGTCAACAACTGGCACAACTAGATAACAAGGTCCAATTCGGTCAGGTTGATGCTATCCAACTCATCAAGGATGCCATAGCGAGCGCTCCTGGCTTGCCCGAAGTAAGGCCAGAAGTGGACTCCTTGCTCACTGTATTGCGCCAAACAGCCGAGGAATTGCCGGTACAGGTGCGCTTCTACGATGTGGGCACGGTGCAACGCATTGGGGATGGTGTGGCTACCCTCTCCGGCCTGCCTCGTGCACGCACCGATGAACTGATTGTTTTTCCCACGGGAGTCAGAGGCATGGTATTGAATCTGGATCACGCCCAGATAGATGTCATCCTCCTGGGTTCGGATAGAGGCATTCAGGGCGGTGACGAAGTCATAGGAACGGGGCGACGCTTGCGTGTACCCGTAGGACGCAAGCTGCTAGGTCGCATCGTGAACCCATTGGGGGAGCCTCTGGATGACCGGGGCCCCATCCAGGAAGCCGAGTTTCGCCTCCTCGAGCACGAAGCTCCAGGCATCATCGAACGAGCACCGGTGAGCGTTTCCTTGCACACGGGTATCAAGATCGTAGATGCATTGATACCCATTGGTCGAGGACAGCGGGAGTTGATCATCGGCAACCGACAGATTGGCAAGACGACCTTGGCTGTTGATACAATCCTCAGCCAGAAAAGTAGCGGGGTGCTCTGCGTCTATGTGGCGATTGGTCAGAAAAAATCCTCCTCCTTGGAGGTCATTGAAACATTGCGCAAGCACAACGCCCTGGCATATACCATAGTGGTAGTATCGAGCCCCGATGATCCTCCCGCTCTCCGCTACCTAGCACCTTATGCAGGCTGTACCATGGCTGAATTCTTCATGGACGAAGGCCATGATGTGTTGATCGTTTACGACGACCTATCCAAACACGCCGATGCCTACCGAGAGTTGAGCTTGCTCCTGCGCCGCCCACCCGGCCGCGAAGCGTATCCAGGGGATATTTTCTATTTGCATGCACGACTGCTGGAACGCGCCTGCAAACTAGGCCCTGAGGCAGGAGGCGGGTCGCTCACCGCTCTACCTATTGTGGAAACAAAAGGTGGCAACGTTGCTGCTTACATCCCAACCAATTTGATCGCCATCACAGATGGCCAAATCGTGCTGGATAGCGAACTCTTCAACCGCGGCATCAAGCCCGCGGTGAACGTTGGCCTTTCTGTGTCCCGCGTCGGTGGAGCTGCACAGTCGGCAGCTATACGCATACTCTCCGGCGCTCTCCGTCTGGAGCTGGCTCAATACGAAGAAGTCTCACGTTTTGCGCGTTTTGGGACAGAAGTGGACGAAGCAACGCAGCGACAAATCAGACGAGGTGAGCGGGTACGGGCGGTGCTCGCGCAACCACCTAACCAACCTCTGTCCCTGGCAGAGGAGTTGGTCATCCTGCTGGCGGTCAACGAGGGCTTTTTGGATGATATAGTTCTCCCTGAGGTATCTGCCTATCAACAAGAGTTATTGGAATATGTCAAAAAGATGGAGCCTGACTTGTACTATGAGCTCAATCGCACAGGAGCATGGAGCGATGAGATTCGCGATACTTTGCTGAGATTGTGCGCGGAATACTCCGCAATCCGCGCAAGGAGGGAAAAAGCGGCATGA
- a CDS encoding cyclic-di-AMP receptor, with product MKMIMAVIPKAEANEVINELVAAGHTATFTETRGGALRQASQTLFIAVSDEELDTVLCLIDRYCHSPVPLARTVARDQPPSTYGTAQVGGAIVFVWDLERIHRY from the coding sequence ATGAAAATGATCATGGCCGTGATACCAAAAGCAGAGGCAAATGAAGTCATCAATGAACTAGTCGCCGCTGGTCATACGGCGACTTTTACGGAAACTCGAGGGGGCGCGCTGCGTCAGGCGAGCCAAACTCTTTTTATAGCTGTTTCGGATGAAGAGTTGGATACAGTCCTGTGTCTCATTGACCGCTATTGCCACTCTCCAGTCCCGCTAGCCAGAACAGTAGCCAGAGATCAGCCTCCCTCCACCTACGGAACGGCTCAGGTGGGTGGGGCGATTGTCTTTGTATGGGATCTGGAACGAATTCACAGGTACTGA
- a CDS encoding F0F1 ATP synthase subunit gamma: MSLYGIWNEFTGTERMEELERLTSRLENIQAVQPILGALRTISLGSRLHALNKGRSVQQYSERLLHILALITPHLRQRSPMQRQESQPMESLALLVIGSERGLCGVFNDTAVAHAERIQAKHVEAGTKVMLMTLGRRTERAFRRWERVPVWSKPLSLTALPPYSLAVELVSEWLQSYEQGTLDAVEVVYNVPRGIMHYEPTVVRLLPPVIPSAPAEEEWPPIIETDPLGLYTRVVELWLSARLYQMLLESAAAEHSARYQLLDGATQNAGRLIEELKLSLQIARQEAITAEMQDLASGAGLIGPRTA, encoded by the coding sequence TTGTCTTTGTATGGGATCTGGAACGAATTCACAGGTACTGAGCGCATGGAGGAACTGGAACGCCTAACGTCGCGGCTGGAAAACATACAGGCTGTGCAGCCGATATTGGGTGCGCTGCGCACCATTTCCTTGGGCAGCCGGCTTCACGCTCTGAACAAAGGGCGCAGTGTGCAACAGTATTCTGAGCGTCTGTTGCACATTCTGGCTCTCATCACACCACATCTCCGTCAACGTTCTCCCATGCAACGCCAGGAAAGCCAGCCTATGGAAAGCCTTGCCCTTTTGGTCATCGGCAGCGAGCGCGGTCTGTGTGGAGTCTTCAATGACACCGCTGTTGCGCACGCAGAGCGCATTCAGGCCAAACATGTTGAGGCTGGCACCAAAGTAATGCTGATGACGTTGGGGAGGCGCACCGAACGCGCCTTTCGACGCTGGGAGCGTGTCCCGGTATGGTCCAAACCACTCTCCTTGACTGCTCTTCCGCCCTACAGCCTCGCTGTCGAGCTCGTCTCAGAATGGTTGCAAAGCTACGAACAAGGGACACTGGATGCAGTTGAGGTGGTTTACAACGTCCCTAGGGGGATTATGCATTACGAACCCACTGTAGTGCGCCTACTTCCTCCTGTGATTCCTTCTGCCCCCGCAGAGGAAGAGTGGCCTCCCATTATCGAGACCGATCCCTTGGGGCTTTACACCCGAGTGGTTGAGCTCTGGCTCTCTGCTAGACTCTACCAGATGCTGCTAGAATCCGCCGCAGCCGAACATTCTGCCCGCTACCAGCTTCTAGATGGAGCGACTCAGAACGCAGGCCGCTTGATCGAAGAACTCAAGCTGAGCTTGCAAATCGCAAGGCAAGAGGCAATCACTGCTGAAATGCAGGACCTGGCCAGCGGCGCTGGCCTGATCGGCCCTCGGACAGCTTGA
- a CDS encoding ATP-binding protein — translation MKQLVILSGKGGTGKTTVAAALADLASQEFPIVMADADVDAANLELVLAPVKLEEHDFMSGELAIIETAACVACGRCTEVCRFDAVVPHDGVYAVDALACEGCAACFYQCPTGAIRMEEQHAGQWYRSQTRFGPLFHAHLFAGQENSGKLVSQVRQRARLWALDTGAHFLLIDGPPGIGCPVIAATTGVDLALLVTEPTVSGIHDLQRILSTTAHFGVPSLVLLNKADLNLRQAQEIESFCASCGVQVVGRVPFDTIVTEAMVHGQPVTAYADCAVSNELRSVWQRVKAYLS, via the coding sequence ATGAAACAATTGGTAATTCTCAGTGGTAAGGGTGGCACAGGGAAAACAACCGTAGCAGCAGCTTTGGCTGACTTGGCTTCGCAAGAATTTCCTATCGTTATGGCTGATGCAGATGTGGATGCAGCCAATCTGGAACTAGTTCTCGCTCCTGTCAAGCTCGAAGAGCATGATTTCATGAGCGGCGAGTTGGCAATCATCGAAACGGCAGCATGTGTTGCTTGTGGCAGATGTACTGAGGTCTGTCGTTTTGATGCAGTTGTCCCTCATGACGGGGTATATGCGGTGGATGCTTTGGCGTGTGAGGGTTGCGCTGCTTGTTTTTACCAATGTCCGACGGGTGCTATCCGCATGGAAGAGCAGCATGCTGGCCAGTGGTACCGCTCTCAGACGCGTTTTGGACCGCTTTTCCACGCTCATCTCTTTGCCGGTCAGGAGAATTCAGGCAAGCTGGTATCGCAGGTCAGACAACGAGCACGGCTGTGGGCACTTGATACAGGTGCACACTTTCTGTTGATAGATGGTCCGCCAGGTATTGGCTGTCCTGTGATTGCGGCTACCACAGGAGTGGATCTCGCGCTATTGGTGACAGAGCCAACGGTCTCTGGTATTCATGACTTGCAACGCATACTGAGCACCACAGCGCATTTTGGCGTGCCATCTTTGGTATTGCTCAATAAGGCGGATCTCAATCTCAGGCAGGCGCAAGAGATTGAATCCTTTTGTGCCTCGTGTGGGGTACAAGTAGTGGGCCGTGTTCCTTTCGATACCATAGTGACGGAGGCCATGGTGCATGGCCAACCGGTGACCGCCTATGCTGACTGCGCGGTGAGCAATGAGCTGCGGAGTGTCTGGCAGAGGGTAAAAGCATATCTGAGTTAG
- a CDS encoding peroxiredoxin, whose amino-acid sequence MPELKEGCVKPARGPIVSVPGAATPAAGAIPSQEVSKVLARVGKEAIDFEANAFIAGVGFQPVKLSDYKGKWIVLCFYPGDFTFVUPTELAAVAALYDQFKALGVEVLAMSTDSRFVHKIWQEQELSKMVSGGVPFPMLSDAGGKIGAIYGVYDEDAGVDIRGRFIIDPDFVIRAMEVLTPEVGRNPEELLRQIKAFQHVYATGEVTPSGWQPGQVTLKPSPALVGKVWEVWKP is encoded by the coding sequence ATGCCAGAGTTGAAAGAAGGTTGTGTCAAGCCAGCACGGGGGCCAATCGTCTCTGTGCCCGGAGCAGCCACCCCGGCTGCAGGTGCTATACCATCACAGGAGGTGAGCAAAGTGTTAGCACGTGTAGGCAAAGAAGCTATTGATTTTGAGGCCAATGCTTTCATTGCAGGCGTTGGTTTCCAACCGGTGAAGCTCTCGGACTACAAGGGCAAGTGGATTGTCCTATGCTTCTATCCCGGTGACTTTACTTTTGTTTGACCAACAGAATTGGCAGCGGTTGCTGCACTTTACGATCAGTTTAAGGCACTGGGCGTAGAAGTTTTGGCCATGAGCACCGATAGCCGCTTCGTGCACAAGATTTGGCAGGAGCAGGAGCTGTCCAAGATGGTCAGTGGCGGGGTGCCTTTCCCCATGCTCTCGGATGCAGGCGGCAAGATTGGTGCTATTTACGGTGTATACGATGAGGATGCCGGTGTGGATATTCGAGGCCGCTTCATCATTGATCCGGATTTTGTGATTCGTGCTATGGAAGTGCTTACGCCAGAAGTGGGTAGGAATCCCGAGGAACTGCTCCGACAAATCAAGGCTTTCCAGCATGTATATGCTACAGGTGAGGTAACCCCTTCGGGATGGCAACCTGGGCAAGTTACGCTCAAACCTAGCCCAGCGTTGGTGGGCAAAGTTTGGGAAGTGTGGAAGCCTTAA
- a CDS encoding ATP-binding protein — protein MILTIASGKGGTGKTTVAVNLALAVSLQKQGLGDATVTFVDCDVEEPNAALFLHPSIEQHREVGLLVPEVDLSRCTYCGHCAKVCRYHAIAVIQPKVLFFPELCHGCGSCTLNCPEGAIRERLRVTGVIEQGSVRGSVRFAHGILNIGETMATPLIRQLKQAAILRDAQRSLVILDAPPGTACPVVETMRGADLVLMVTEPTPFGLHDLRLAVEVAHHALRLPVVVVINRDGVGDDGVDRYCQSEGIPILLRIPLDRRIAEAYAEGQPVVDALPEYQQSFLELYGRIGDFWRLQGDRKGGEC, from the coding sequence ATGATTCTGACCATAGCCAGCGGCAAAGGGGGCACAGGCAAGACAACTGTGGCTGTCAACCTGGCACTTGCCGTCTCATTGCAGAAACAGGGGCTGGGGGATGCAACAGTTACTTTCGTTGATTGTGACGTGGAAGAACCCAATGCGGCACTGTTTCTGCATCCGAGCATCGAGCAACATCGGGAAGTAGGCTTGTTGGTGCCCGAAGTAGATCTGAGCCGCTGCACGTACTGTGGCCACTGCGCTAAAGTCTGTCGATACCATGCTATTGCAGTGATACAGCCTAAGGTGCTCTTCTTTCCTGAGCTTTGCCACGGTTGCGGGAGCTGCACCTTGAACTGCCCGGAAGGCGCTATCCGCGAGAGGCTGCGCGTGACCGGGGTTATCGAGCAAGGGTCCGTTCGGGGCTCTGTGCGCTTTGCTCATGGCATCTTGAACATAGGCGAAACTATGGCTACACCCTTGATCCGCCAATTGAAACAGGCTGCCATCCTGCGGGATGCACAACGCTCTCTGGTCATTCTCGATGCACCACCAGGGACTGCATGCCCTGTTGTGGAAACCATGCGTGGTGCTGATCTGGTTCTCATGGTCACTGAGCCCACCCCATTTGGATTGCACGATTTGCGCTTAGCGGTAGAGGTAGCACATCATGCATTGAGGCTGCCCGTAGTCGTCGTCATCAATCGCGATGGCGTAGGCGATGATGGCGTTGACCGCTATTGCCAGTCGGAGGGCATACCCATTCTGCTGCGCATCCCCTTGGACAGACGCATCGCCGAGGCTTACGCAGAAGGTCAACCTGTGGTTGATGCCCTGCCCGAATACCAGCAAAGTTTTCTTGAGCTTTATGGGCGCATTGGCGACTTTTGGAGACTGCAGGGGGATAGAAAAGGAGGTGAGTGCTAG
- a CDS encoding class I SAM-dependent methyltransferase: protein MSAQSQSWRNEQRSQKYAKWSKISSKITHTPFASKIVECLPPVQGKATIVDLGTGPGLLPIQLGKLLPEARIIGVDPSAEMLEIAQQNAREAGMSHFEAMVGTAEEIPIESDSVDLVVTQSSLHEWEEPQKAFAEVLRVLKPGGVLVLKDYNRAWLSTWKRKLFGFFHHLDMFKFTCEEVADLLREAGFGIIESQGQGLQFLIQASKPIEQP from the coding sequence ATGAGCGCACAATCGCAATCCTGGCGCAATGAGCAAAGAAGTCAGAAATATGCCAAGTGGAGCAAGATAAGCTCCAAGATAACTCACACTCCTTTTGCTAGCAAAATCGTGGAATGCCTACCTCCTGTGCAAGGAAAGGCCACCATCGTGGACCTGGGCACTGGACCTGGTCTTCTACCCATCCAGCTCGGCAAACTGCTGCCAGAGGCAAGGATCATCGGGGTAGATCCCTCTGCTGAAATGCTCGAGATAGCCCAACAGAATGCTCGTGAAGCTGGAATGTCGCATTTTGAGGCGATGGTAGGAACAGCCGAGGAGATACCGATAGAGTCAGATTCGGTTGATCTGGTGGTTACACAATCCTCGCTTCACGAGTGGGAGGAGCCCCAGAAGGCCTTCGCGGAGGTATTAAGGGTTTTGAAACCTGGTGGTGTCCTAGTGCTCAAGGATTATAACCGGGCTTGGCTTTCTACCTGGAAGCGTAAGTTATTTGGTTTCTTCCATCACTTGGACATGTTCAAATTTACCTGTGAGGAGGTCGCGGATTTGCTGAGAGAGGCTGGCTTTGGTATAATCGAAAGCCAGGGGCAGGGGCTGCAGTTTCTCATACAAGCATCCAAGCCGATAGAACAACCATAG